Below is a genomic region from Henckelia pumila isolate YLH828 chromosome 3, ASM3356847v2, whole genome shotgun sequence.
GACCAATAAGTATGCAAGGCAATGCAAGTCACATCTCaagaaatgaaaatattttctgGAAATGATACAAAGAACTTTCATTATTTTCAACATCTTTAGAAGACAGTTTCACCCCATTTTCAATCTGTCCTATACACATGAATATTACTTTAAATTGACTTTCATCACTACTagaatataattataattattatattactaTCCTAATACAATCAGAAATAAAACCAAATCTCTTCCTATTGATTATTcaccaaaataataataataataacaaattaATAATACACTAGAGTGCTTCCTCCTGCCATTGAACACTCTGAGATGAACTCTTTTCCCTTGTCTCCGCCCAATCTGAGACTCACATGGATTTACACACTCAAATACAATAAAAACCTTAACATTCCCTTGGGCAAAGAGTCATTTTTTTTCTCATTACCTAATGTCAAATTGATGGATGAGGAATTGGGTACTGCATTTCTGTGATGAAACACTTGGAAGCAGAAAGACTGAAAGGTACTACAACGATTTTCTCAAGGGGTTGGCCTGGCAAGTAACCCAAAATGCTAGAGACGAGTTATTTTTATCATCTGTTGTATTTCTCAAGCTTAGTTGTTTGACATTACATAGACAAGATTTCCATCCCTGAAGCTGCTAATGAACATGAAGTAGTATACCATTGTACTAGCACAAAATGATTCAAAATGTGGGATATGTATAAATTATAATTGTAAAAATCAGATGATGGACTACCCTACGTTGATACCTCTAAAAACTCAGCACCAGCCTCAAGTTCGGATTCTTTAGATGAACTGGTCTTATGATCACCTTCATATATGTTTCTCGCAAGAGAAAAACTCCTGACTATAATCTTTCTCCTCTTCTCCATTTCTCCGTCCAGCTTCAGCGACTTTGGCACACTTGTCACGCTATTCAGCTTTTTCTGATAGGCAACAACTGCCTTGGTGAACTCCTGTAGAATTCCCAATACAGGATTAAGCTTGTCTATTATTTTCCATAATCGTTCGGATCAatatacattaaaaaaaatcaactgaTCACCTTATAAGCAGAAGGGCATTCGGGGTAGTCGAACTCATCAGAATCGGGACGTCTCATTCTCTCGGGATGAAACTGAAGTCCCATTATGAATTTCCCCTCTTCTGGATTATACGCATCCAGATCATAAAATCCTTCAATCAAGCCATCCGGTGCCAATGCCATAGGAACAAATCTTTGAGCCAATCTCTTGACCCCTTGATGATGATAACTAGTGACCGAAATCTCCATTCTCCCATCTTTGTCCAAAGAATCGCGGAACCACTGTTGCAAAGGCGTGTTCTCTAAAATTGTAACCGGATGCCCGTGCCCATCATAATCATCATAATCCATATGCACAACTCTCTGCTTTTCAGGAACCTCTTTGGGCAATTCTTTATCAATGTCTTGATAAAGAGTACCCACAAGCCACATTCAGAACTTGTGAACCTCTGCAAATCCCCAAATAAGGAATGTTCCTTTCGAGGCAAAGTTTTGCAAGTCTCAATTCGATGGTGTCCTTTTCTTTATCAATGGCAGTGTCACTAACATGTATCTTACGAATTTATTCCAATTCTTCAGAGGACAAATTCAAGGTTTCGGCTTCGTAAAGAGATGGATCAATGTCCTCTCCTTCACAGAGGAGGACGCCATGAATCGGCTCGAAGCTTTCGAGCAACATATGCACGCCAGATACTCGTGGAACGATCACCGGTACGGCCCCATAACTTACTATGAGATCAAGGTGATATTCACCTGCATAATATTGTTGCAAAACAATTCCATTTTCATATTTATCACAGGAAAATTTATTGGTATAGTCATGTAAAATATGGGAGTAAATTAAGGTATGCATGCGTTACCTTTTCTTggggattattattttttttaaagaacaaaTCAACAGAtgataaaaaagaaaaagaaagggaTTAAAATGTATAAATTTAcaggaaaaaataaaaataaaaacccaTTGATGAGAAAGGAAGGCTGAGAAATTAATGGATTCGTACCCACAAAATCCACAAACTTGTTCTTGCGCACGCTTCGTCTGGAGACAATAAGAACACGAGGCAATATTGTTGAGAGATCAGTGGCCATATTTATTCAAAACTAAAAACAACTCTATatctatatcaatcaaatcacaaGATCAATAGATGAAATTAAAATCGTGggttattcaaaaaaatttccctGTATTCTTAAATAATTATCGCTATTTTTCTGGGCTTTTGATGAATGTCGAAGTCGATGCGCCGCATAGGAGAATTTATAATCCATGACGGCGGTAGCATTTTGGGTTACTTGCCAGACCAACCCCTTGAGAAAATCGTTGTAGTACCTTTCAGTCTTTCTGCTTCCAAGTGTTTTATAATCCGTAGGAGAGGGAAATGTAGAGTATAAACCCCACCACTCTTGGTCTGCAATACACTACTACTGAAATGGTAGGAGAGTCAGTCGTGAAGATTCGGTGTCAATAATCTACTATCTTCCATTTTTTTAATAGGTTTTGcactaaaaaatattgatgattTCATTTGTTTCTCCTAGACAAATTTATATACCAGAAAAGCAGCTTGGTCGTGCAAGTACCGAGCTGAAGCCTTGCGATTCCAACCATAATCGAGATCTCCAAGCACTAAGCAACCTACTCCGGTGGACGTCGCACCTTCTCCGATGACGTACGACAGTGGCGAAGAAAAATCGAAGGGAGAAGAGATGGAATCGGGTTGGGCGATTTTGGGGATaggttttctttcttttcttttttgacGGTAGGTttcgttttttttaataataataataataataataataataataataataataatatattattattattattattattataagggGTAGGtgaatatgtatatgtatatgtattagaggtatcaataaaataatttaaaaagtgttataaaagacaacggttttatgaaactgttgtcttttaacctaaaaaaacgctcatagacaTCAGTtgataaaaaccgttgttatatATGTCCAAAATAAACGCTtatagacaacagttttaaaaaaccgttgtcttttacccccaaaagacaacggttttaaaaaaactgttgtcttttttatTGAGAAAACgcccaaagacaacggttttaattaaaaccgttgtcatagggtaaacaacggtttttacataaaaccgttgtcgtttgaGTGTTGTTAATtaacatttttcttgtagtgactaCAGATGGAGATTCAGGAAGGGCTCGCAAAGCTCACGGGCGCAGATTAGAAAATTTTGAGGTAAATTCTCAGCTTAGCTGTCCTACTGATCCGAACATTAGTTTTGGAAGGGAAGATTTAAAGGATGTGGTGGTACCTCATAATGATCCCTTATTGGTCACCTTGACCATAGCCAATTATGATGTGGCTCGCATCTTTGTTGATACTGGTAGCTCAGTAAACATTATCTTCAAAGAAACCCTTGATCAAATGAAGTTGGATCCAATCACCACGGAGTTGTATGGGTTCACGGGTCATGCTTTGCAACCGTTGGGACAAATAGTGCTCCCATTATCTCTTGGAAATGGAGAGAAGAGAGTAACCAAAATGGCTTGCTTCACCGTGGTGGATGCACCATACTCTTTTAATGGAAGATAAGTGGGAGTTGTTCGGGGTGATCAGAAGGCAGATCGGTTGTGTTATGTGAATGAGGTGAAGATTGATGCAAAGAAGAAGAGGAGGGAAGTAGGAATGGTTTCAGTAGGTCGGACATCGAGGGTGTTTGGTCAGAAGGTACTTCTGATGTCTGAAGAAGGTAATGAGAAGGTGGAATTAAGCCCGGGAGCTTAGATTGTTAAATTAGCTGCTGATCTCGTCCCATCAGTGAAGCAAAGATTGGTTGACTGCTTGAAGAAGAACAAGGATGTTTTTGCTTGGTCTGTGTCAGAGCTCAAAGGGGTTAGTGCGGAAATTATGGTTCATCGACTCAACACTCTTGAGGGAGTGAGGCCGATAAAATAGAAAAAGATACACTTTGGACCGGAAAAGGATAAGGTTATTAAAAAAGAAGTGGATAAGCTCCTTGAGGCAGGACACATTAGGGAAGTGCAGTTCCCTACTTGGTTATCAAATGTGGTCTTGGTCCCTAAGAGTTCAGGCAAGTGGAGGATGTGTGTCGATTTCAGAGACTTGAACAAGGCATGCCCCAAAGATTGTTATCCACTGCCTCGAATCGATCAGTTGGTTGACTCTACGGCAGGTCATCAGTACTTATGCTTCATGGATGCATATCAGGGGTATCACCAAATTCCTTTGGCGGAGGAAGATCAGGACAAAGTAAGTTTCACTACCTCTCATGGAACTTTTTGTTACagagtgatgccttttggtttgaagaaTGCAGGGGCCACTTATCAAAGGCTCATGGACAGAGTGTTCGCCTCCCAAATTGGCAGAAATGTGgaagtttatgtggatgatattctGGTGAAGTCTCAGGATGATGTGGGATTGTTGGCCGACCTTGAGGAGACTTTCTCGACTTTAAGAGCTTATCAGGTGAAACTTAATCCGGAGAAGTGTGTATTTGGATTTAGGGGAGGTAAGTTTTTGGGGTACATGGTTACTGAGAGGGGCATAGAGGCCAATCCTGAGAAGGTGCAGGCTATCCGATCCATGTCTGCTCCTCGTAATCTGCAAAAAGTTCAGAGGTTTGCAGGACGGATAACACCCTTGTCTTGATTTATATCAAGATCTGCTCATAGAAGTCTACCTTTCTTCAAAGTGCTTCGTAAATCCAAGAAATTTGAATGAGATGATGAATGCGGGAAGGCATTTGATGACCTAAAAAGCTATTTAGCTGAACTCCCTGTGTTGGCTAAGGCAATTCCTGGTGAACCATTGTACCTCTATTTATCAGCTTTAGAAGAGGCAGTCAGCTTAGTACTTATTAGGCAGGAGGGAGTAGCTCAACACCCTATCTATTTCTTTTCACATGCCCTTAAGGGTGCAGAACTCCGGTATTCGGAGGTGGAAAATCTAGTGTTGGCCTTGGTTATGACAGCAAGGAAGCTCAGACCTTACTTTCTATCACATCCTATTGTGGTACTGACCAACAGCCCTATTGGGAGGATATTGACGCGAGTTGATAATTCGGGAAGATTGGTGAAATGGACTATGGAGCTCAGTGAGTATGACATCCAGTATGAACCAAGGTCAGCCATTAAGGCTCAGGCGTTGGCAGATTTCCTGGCCAAAACGAGACATGTGGAAGCAGAGGATTTGTGGAAAGTATATGTTGATGGCTCTTCTAATAATGAAGGATGTGGAGTGGGGGTGTTTTTGATCTCTCCTCGTGGAGATGAGATCAGATTGACAGTTAGGTTGGATTTTCGAGCTTCTAATAATGAGGCAGAGTATGAGGCTGTGTTAATCGGCCTCCGTGCAGCTAAGCAAGCAGGGGCAGCTCGGGTGCATCTCTACTCTGATTCACAGTTAGTAGCTCAGCAGGTTAATGGAACGTATGAAGTGAAAAATGAGAAGTTGAAAGAATACATGAGGGCGATAGAGGAAGCTCGGGGCCTCTTTGATGAGGTAATGTTTGAACAAATTCCGAGGGAGAGTAATGAAAAAGCAGATTATCTTGCCAAGATGGCTAGCTCACTTCATAACTGGAAGAACAGAGACGTAGTCGTGCAAGTGGAATTAGCACCTTCTACTGAGCTCACACCATTAgctcaggaagagagtgactggAGAAGAGAGCTCTTGGAATACATGGAGAAGGGCGAGTTACTAAAGGATCCAAAGAAGGCATATCGGTTGAAGCAGAAGAGTCTCCGCTTTGTGATGGTGGAGGGAGTTCTTTATAAGAGGTCATTTTCTGGACCTCTTCTCAAGTGTTTAGGCCCTAAGGAAGCTCATTATATCTTGAAGAAGATACACGAGGGGTGTTGTGGCAATCACTTGGGGTCTTATTCTCTAGCCCGTAAGGTTCTCTTAGCGGGATATTTTTGGCCTACTATTTTGAAAGGTGTCATAGCTTTGGTGACTTCTTGTGACAGTTGTCAGTGACATAGCAGACTTCAGCATCAGCCAGCAGCGTTAATGAAAGGAATCGTGGCAGCGTGTCCTTTCGATCAGTGGGGAATGGATATTGTGGGTCCCTTCCCTCCGGTCCCAGCccagaagaaattcttgttggTCGCTATTGATTACTTTTCTAAGTAGGTGGAGGCGGAGGCCCTGGCTTGAATTACTGAAGGGGAAGTGCTGAAATTTCTATGGAAGAATATAGTATGCAGATTTGAGGTACCTAGGAAGCTCATTTCTAATCATGGGAGACAATTTCAAGGAGCTCGGGTGCAAGCATGGTGTAAAAAGATGAAAATTCAACAGCACTTCACATCAGTCCATTATCCTCAAAGCAATGGTCAAGTGGAGGTGACTAACCGGTCTTTGGTGCAAAGCTTGAAGACGCGCTTGGGAAAAGCCCAAGGAAATTGGGTGGAAGAGCTTCCTAGTGTGTTATGGTTGTATCGTACTACGCCAAGAATTGGGACCGGAGAGACCCCATTTAGTCTGGTGTATGGAAATGAGGCAGTTCTACCGGCAGAGATTGGAGAAGAGTCAGCTCGAATCATTTTCTATGATGAGAAAAATGGAGAAAGGAGAATGGAAGACTTAGATTTTTTGGATGAAAAGAGAGAAGCTGCTCCCATCAAAATGGAGGCGTATAAGAGCAGGATAGCTCAATCCTATAATCGTCGGGTGCGAAGGAAGGGATTCCAGGTAGGAGATTTGGTACTCAGAAGAGTTCAAGATGCGGTTGTAGGGAAGCTCGACCCTAAATGGGATTGACTGTACAAGGTGGTGATTAGGCTCAGTTCGGATGCTTACTACTTAGAAGATTCAAAGGGAAAGATGCTGAAGAGACCATGGAGTGCTTACAATTTACGcaaatattattcttaaatgtTGCAAGAACAATTTTTCTTTAAGTTGTAATTCATGCAAGTTGCATTTTACTTTTATCTATAAGCAGTTATTCTTTAAGAAATATTGATGAAAAcacaccttagtcacgcctcttaggcccctgactttggttgaGCTCATtgccttagtcacgcctcttaggcccctgattttggttcagctcatcgccttagtcacgcctcttaggcccctgactttggttcagctcatcaccttagtcacgcctcttaggcctctgaatttggttcagctcatcaccttagtcacgcctcttaggcccctgactttggttcagctcatcaccttagtcacgcctcttaagcccctgactttgATTCAACTCAtcgccttagtcacgcctcttaggcccctgactttggctcagctcactaccttagtcacgcctcttaggcccgactttggttcagctcccTACCTTAGTCACGTCACCTCGACCCTGATTTTGGGCTCATCTCAGTTACAGTACtttgtgttggaaaactgtgttcagatcaattagaattgatacccgatgcagcggaagtttaaaaatttattttattaatatggaacgattccatatctgggtatcaaaactttacgattaaatttgtgtaagtaaaacaaataatcactattaaatattttaccttaaaatctcgaagcgagattatggacaccaacagaatttaatctgctcttgttgtatatccccggaactgatgaacgaacgtttcttcaatcaggtccacgaatagaaaacaaaaccctctgattgactgcactagaaatcaatcagaagtttgcgtagagaataaacagatatgatctgttaattcagattgtaatttttcacaaaaatcacaacccgaattttctccaaaagggacagagaattcgaaaatcctcttgaataatatagactgaaatttcgaaaattgctagactgaaaaGCTTGTAATTTTTTAACACTGTAGtcttatttatagataatttctagactagattaagttataattgcattatgactctaactccttaaagcccacaatccataacttaagcccaacaagccaagcccgttgttctagaaattaatataaaatttatcgtgactctgattgataaactaattttaccaatgtgcacaaaaaccatttctgcatcttttaaagtcaagataatttttctgaatccgaattcagtgatttccaaaaatgtccatccctatgtcattttaggaaatcccactcccttttaattaagaagtccaacttctctttcattaaatttaactctttaaatttaactatctctacgggttttagtaatccattacttgtgtaaccctcaatggttcaggaatacagctagccgtgggctcacaaccccttgtgactcggaacaacaatttccgacttacccatcgaatcatggtaagagcgcctagcaacatcgccccatgattccctaggtattactgatagtgcctgcaagaaccagtagattttggttagcatacagtacggtcccttcaaccaaatatcccgatcgaatcaacaatcattggtgcatcgagagtcgttcgagattcgataaatatgcataacatcttggagatctattagtgacatcgcatgtgttactaggaacaccaagtaacctaaaacacatcatgtactctggccagagattcgtcacactaatatctcctcagatcgcataggatatccacactcgtaagtatgtggtgaatccttgacaacaaagcatcgactcctatatgtgtcataactgtacccaatcccgacacctgatgaccccaatagagtcggtaaatgagtcaaagtacagtactagcatatagagtctcaatgatgtttcaagtaataaggactaatggtgtacaaccaaaaccgcgaactttatccactcgataagtgataaccacttggacgaatagggtagttcgatcattcatcatatgaatatccatttgcatgctttgaacatctctatgttccataccaatgaaacgtggtactcggcatcgcaaatgctagtctcaatctcgagcgatccttatccttatttgcggacggctcaattgactaggaacagtttagaatatacagtgactataagatgtgtttcatgatagccattcccatgtgctaccacatcttacatacactatagtatattcaaggtctttatcaaaacaacaatagtatatcataatataacattatgaagaaagataaagtcaatgccattataaagtgtaaattatattaaacaaaagattgttttacatagagtcataaaagcccttagccacaagttggctaaccgagcACCCActttttcaatctcccacttgccctaaagccaactagtcatactacgcaattccattgcttcgcgatgtttgtcaaacaatggtcctggcaagggcttagtaagcggatcagcgatattgtctgtagaggccattctctcgacactgatgtctcctctttccacgatctcccggatgatgtggtatttcctcagtatgtgtttggacttctgatgagaccttggctcctttgcctgagcaacg
It encodes:
- the LOC140890306 gene encoding uncharacterized protein codes for the protein MTYDSGEEKSKGEEMESGWAILGIVTTDGDSGRARKAHGRRLENFEVNSQLSCPTDPNISFGREDLKDVVVPHNDPLLVTLTIANYDVARIFVDTGSSVNIIFKETLDQMKLDPITTELYGFTGHALQPLGQIVLPLSLGNGEKRKADRLCYVNEVKIDAKKKRREVGMVSVGRTSRVFGQKVLLMSEEVKQRLVDCLKKNKDVFAWSVSELKGSSGKWRMCVDFRDLNKACPKDCYPLPRIDQLVDSTAGHQYLCFMDAYQGYHQIPLAEEDQDKVSFTTSHGTFCYRVMPFGLKNAGATYQRLMDRVFASQIGRNVEVYVDDILVKSQDDVGLLADLEETFSTLRAYQVKLNPEKCVFGFRGGKFLGYMVTERGIEANPEKAFDDLKSYLAELPVLAKAIPGEPLYLYLSALEEAVSLVLIRQEGVAQHPIYFFSHALKGAELRYSEVENLVLALVMTARKLRPYFLSHPIVVLTNSPIGRILTRVDNSGRLVKWTMELSEYDIQYEPRSAIKAQALADFLAKTRHVEAEDLWKVYVDGSSNNEGCGVGVFLISPRGDEIRLTVRLDFRASNNEAEYEAVLIGLRAAKQAGAARVHLYSDSQLVAQQVNGTYEVKNEKLKEYMRAIEEARGLFDEVMFEQIPRESNEKADYLAKMASSLHNWKNRDVVVQVELAPSTELTPLAQEESDWRRELLEYMEKGELLKDPKKAYRLKQKSLRFVMVEGVLYKRSFSGPLLKCLGPKEAHYILKKIHEGCCGNHLGSYSLARKTSASASSVNERNRGSVSFRSVGNGYCGSLPSGPSPEEILVGRY
- the LOC140890307 gene encoding uncharacterized protein; the encoded protein is MKIQQHFTSVHYPQSNGQVEVTNRSLVQSLKTRLGKAQGNWVEELPSVLWLYRTTPRIGTGETPFSLVYGNEAVLPAEIGEESARIIFYDEKNGERRMEDLDFLDEKREAAPIKMEAYKSRIAQSYNRRVRRKGFQVGDLVLRRVQDAVVGKLDPKWD